One Purpureocillium takamizusanense chromosome 1, complete sequence genomic window carries:
- the UTP10 gene encoding snoRNA-binding rRNA-processing protein utp10 (TransMembrane:2 (n2-13c18/19o554-574i712-730o)~BUSCO:EOG0926051U~COG:S~EggNog:ENOG503NV87) codes for MATSLAAQLAQIAANSKATLNVKAQKAAHSKSLIWEPRVAATQSYQTLYTTCYTGFEELCQLDSRFAHFQSSIFSPESQDQDRTQLTAAENEELDRQIEAFLRLAGSRLRLMPAIKSVEWLIRRFRIHEDNTTVLLLTFLPYHSIPTFATLLSILPARIPHEFRFLDPYVRSLTPPPRSVLVHQAIHRPEFLTAFSEYTLESCRKQFQHPALITFWAGLMTEAVNGLLDRTRSGRAAVQSENTQALLHRVGPVFAEALTLKKIPSLQIASYMALAVFVSKANLEDIAVTAFMQQLVLGWTNDTVRPGLVCLAIMAQFRSAKQMNSKVTKALMKVSDIGPLLVEIGQDRRIDKLANGLCLALIERFTKKGDSRGLPTIMAILSSQVLKEKQIAVIFKALVLTALKLDDSNDEDGQLRRELGSALIALSQTSGQSGEIIQSVIQDVEFDIEELELKLDLSFRTRKLPNASPEVAQVSEGLPKPQSPQALEAAVDELSSRKESLSPCLLPQPNEIFDEFTHLFFTIVSEQAKNSKALDKFDQSAKLRRSSAFKDCTYFSFFVRIWCGPYPALARMAALNMVKNRLKTTDDGKLDMQALVPYCVAALGDPSKRVRQAAAELITVLTSLYAIPVAAKSMKTWGAGTLYGKAKDGSSLGADVTAKMLHLQILPSIEECIMDFSHITSVITSAIEQGKYQTVPESALDKKDHMSQSARLALLVFFAAHVNLTPLVMVKQRLLNTLNQVRAVGSTTRTQLLLPTLQWWVSLTEEDTAKVCRSEQLDRAELDARFVDIVVSNDNNGLEYFFKVLKDPSKQEKSDLLRAIFARVRKMWPAMKDDTKFMVAEQLLGISQSPISEPDSVVPGEAADVLRAVPLTTNILSFFLDSIQTGTKMITEPPPNKRRRTSSSDGNRGLITQMTPELSQALRKVTFVLQLVENSDPVSHPQLLDGLFTALSELQHFRTVVGSELGYLQNLILRSLLAMMPAYRDNKSLKIDSSGGYGDLLVNCIQKSSSPVVQNAALLLVANLATTAPNLVLHSVMPIFTFMGTSVLRQSDDYSAHVVSQTIKEVVPPLIESLRQGKKSPVAGACDILVSFTTAYEHIPAHRRLGLFVALVETLGPRDFLFALISMLVDRYDTSDALLHFVVDLLNSFSTEIQLESFVKLLDLVADLFKPKPGIAFVLLGISEDREDKNIDKIALRQLSALPSFLASKKLKGQVGKLVGRDDMEASEVRELYSLLLENLLVLADTVKANKALHGRCGASLSNLLNLLSIGEFIKSVENLLDRPDMGLRQKVLRALEVRVETESNTDAASRQALLAFLPQLTAAIRESSDIRYKHTAVTCVDKIAEKYGKKDVEAVVAAAATIAGEHCLGQDERRLRVMALLCLTSLVDVLQDAIVPVLPVAIPQAVQYLDKSLQSESMDEELHSACYGFISSLAEHLPYMLSTYTDRVLAISNKSAEAGLGEETNESRTSCLGFLARRLDAKDIFTSLDKNWEQAMSAGFSAILEFLYMLGVAIDKHPKSAITKHATLLTSTLLRAFDVRRRTHVTGGRDVAALQQLAKIESGVNEKALKMIYKLNDAAFRPIFVQMIEWTATGLPKSDKTGRALRQYSVYGFLQSFFSQLKSIVTNYATYVVDDAVKILGAANVRVVEERELWNRVLQTLETCFEHDQDDFWQAPSHFGAIAPVLMQQFLHATSLDVNERLVPAVVSLAGAADSQAHQKELNSSLMKHLKSEQTAVRLAAVKCEQALTDRLGEEWLSMLHEMLPRISELQEDDDEVVERETHRWIVKIEEVLGESLDSMLQ; via the exons atggcgacgtcTCTCGCTGCGCAGTTGGCGCAGATCGCCGCCAATTCCAAGGCCACACTCAACGTCAAGGCCCAAAAGGCGGCGCACTCCAAGTCTCTAATCTGGGAGCCCCGAGTCGCCGCGACACAGAGCTACCAGACACTCTACACGACATGTTACACTGGGTTCGAAGAGCTGTGTCAGCTTGACTCCCGCTTTGCACACTTTCAGTCATCAATCTTCAGCCCGGAGAGCCAAGATCAGGACCGAACCCAGCTCACGGCAGCCGAGAATGAGGAGCTGGATCGCCAAATTGAGGCGTTTTTGCGCTTGGCTGGGAGCCGCTTGCGGCTTATGCCGGCGATTAAGTCCGTAGAATGGCTTATTCGGCGTTTTCG CATCCACGAAGACAATACTACTGTTCTTCTTCTGACGTTCCTCCCGTACCATTCCATTCCGACCTTTGCTACGCTGTTGTCCATACTTCCTGCCAGGATTCCCCACGAGTTCCGATTCCTCGATCCCTATGTTAGATCTCTCACACCCCCGCCGAGATCCGTCCTTGTCCACCAGGCCATTCATCGCCCTGAATTTCTTACGGCCTTCTCCGAATATACACTTGAGTCATGCCGGAAGCAGTTCCAGCACCCTGCGCTCATCACATTCTGGGCCGGTCTTATGACAGAGGCCGTGAATGGGCTGCTCGACCGGACGCGATCGGGAAGGGCAGCCGTGCAGAGTGAAAACACTCAGGCCCTGCTTCACCGGGTTGGCCCCGTGTTTGCCGAAGCTCTGACTCTAAAAAAAATACCCAGTCTTCAAATTGCCTCTTATATGGCCCTCGCGGTTTTCGTCTCCAAGGCGAACCTCGAAGACATCGCTGTTACGGCTTTTATGCAGCAGCTGGTACTTGGCTGGACAAATGATACCGTTAGGCCTGGTCTCGTTTGCCTGGCCATCATGGCTCAGTTCAGGTCTGCAAAACAGATGAATAGCAAAGTCACCAAGGCGCTCATGAAGGTGTCGGATATTGGGCCTCTTTTGGTAGAAATTGGTCAGGATCGAAGGATCGACAAGCTCGCCAATGGCCTCTGTCTGGCACTCATCGAGCGATTCACCAAGAAAGGCGACTCGCGTGGTCTGCCGACAATCATGGCGATACTGAGTAGCCAGGTTCTTAAAGAGAAGCAAATCGCCGTCATTTTTAAGGCGTTGGTTCTTACAGCTCTCAAGCTTGACGACAGCAACGACGAAGATGGCCAACTGCGCCGGGAGCTCGGGTCGGCTCTCATTGCCTTGTCTCAAACCTCAGGACAATCTGGAGAGATTATTCAATCGGTCATACAGGACGTCGAATTCGACATTGAAGAGTTGGAACTGAAGCTAGACCTTTCGTTTCGCACCAGAAAGCTGCCCAATGCCAGCCCTGAGGTTGCACAGGTCAGCGAGGGCTTGCCCAAACCCCAAAGCCCGCAAGCTCTTGAGGCAGCGGTGGACGAGTTGTCGTCACGCAAAGAGTCGCTGTCTCCGTGCCTCCTGCCTCAACCAAACGAAATATTCGATGAGTTCACCCACCTCTTCTTTACGATTGTCTCGGAGCAAGCAAAGAACAGCAAAGCCCTGGACAAATTTGACCAGAGCGCCAAGCTTCGACGCTCATCAGCATTCAAAGACTGCACCTACTTCAGCTTCTTCGTCCGCATTTGGTGCGGCCCATacccggcgctggcgcggaTGGCAGCCTTGAACATGGTCAAGAACCGCCTTAAAACTACCGACGATGGGAAGTTGGACATGCAGGCTCTTGTACCCTACTGTGTGGCTGCACTGGGCGATCCGTCGAAGCGAGTCCGCCAGGCAGCAGCCGAGTTGATCACAGTCTTGACGAGTCTGTACGCCATTCCAGTTGCAGCCAAGTCTATGAAGACTTGGGGCGCCGGGACCTTATATGGCAAGGCAAAAGACGGCTCTTCCCTGGGGGCTGATGTGACAGCAAAGATGCTTCATCTGCAAATATTACCAAGCATAGAGGAGTGTATCATGGACTTCAGCCACATCACCTCTGTCATAACTTCTGCTATCGAGCAAGGCAAATACCAGACAGTGCCAGAATCGGCTCTCGACAAGAAGGATCATATGAGCCAATCGGCAAGGTTGGCTTTATTGGTATTCTTCGCGGCGCATGTCAATCTCACGCCGCTTGTTATGGTCAAGCAGAGACTTCTCAACACACTCAATCAGGTCCGGGCGGTCGGATCAACTACAAGAACCCAGCTGCTGTTGCCGACTCTGCAGTGGTGGGTCAGCCTAACGGAGGAAGACACTGCCAAGGTCTGCCGTTCGGAGCAACTAGACAGGGCTGAACTGGATGCTCGATTTGTCGACATTGTCGTCTCGAACGACAACAATGGTTTGGAATACTTTTTCAAGGTTTTGAAAGATCCGTCCAAACAAGAAAAGTCCGACCTTTTGCGCGCAATATTTGCCCGGGTGCGGAAGATGTGGCCAGCCATGAAAGACGATACCAAGTTCATGGTAGCCGAGCAGCTGCTGGGAATTTCTCAATCGCCCATCTCGGAGCCCGATTCAGTGGTGCCTGGTGAAGCTGCCGATGTGCTCCGGGCTGTGCCGCTCACCACCAACATCCTATCCTTCTTCCTTGACTCGATCCAGACTGGCACCAAGATGATCACGGAGCCTCCGCCAAACAAGAGACGACGCACGAGCTCGTCGGATGGAAATCGCGGCCTGATCACCCAGATGACGCCGGAGCTGAGCCAGGCGTTGCGCAAGGTGACATTTGTCCTCCAGCTTGTCGAGAACTCAGATCCCGTGTCTCACCCCCAGCTATTGGACGGACTGTTCACTGCCCTGTCCGAGCTGCAACATTTTAGGACGGTCGTTGGCTCGGAGCTTGGCTATCTTCAAAACCTCATATTGAGAAGCCTTCTTGCCATGATGCCCGCCTACCGAGACAACAAGAGCCTCAAGATCGACAGCTCTGGTGGCTACGGAGACTTGCTCGTTAATTGCATTCAGAAATCGTCCAGCCCGGTGGTTCAGAATGCTGCGTTATTGTTGGTGGCCAATCTCGCCACAACGGCACCCAATCTGGTACTGCACAGCGTCATGCCCATTTTCACCTTTATGGGCACCTCAGTGCTCCGGCAGAGCGACGACTACTCGGCTCATGTTGTCTCCCAAACGATCAAGGAAGTTGTGCCGCCACTGATTGAGTCCTTGCGCCAAGGCAAGAAGAGCCCGGTTGCTGGTGCCTGCGATATACTTGTCAGCTTCACGACAGCGTACGAACATATTCCAGCGCACAGGAGACTCGGCCTCTTTGTGGCCTTGGTGGAGACCTTGGGCCCGAGAGACTTCTTGTTCGCGCTCATTAGCATGCTGGTCGACCGATACGACACCAGCGACGCTCTCCTACACTTTGTAGTAGATCTGCTGAACAGCTTCAGCACAGAGATCCAGCTTGAGTCTTTTGTCAAGTTGTTGGATCTTGTTGCTGATCTCTTCAAGCCAAAACCGGGCATCGCGTTTGTCCTGCTCGGCATCAGTGAGGACCGAGAGGACAAAAACATCGACAAGATTGCTCTGCGCCAGCTGTCCGCTCTGCCTagcttcttggccagcaAGAAGTTGAAGGGACAGGTTGGTAAGCTCGTTGGTCGCGACGATATGGAGGCCTCCGAGGTTCGAGAGCTGTACTCTCTGCTACTGGAAAACCTCCTCGTTCTGGCAGACACGGTCAAGGCGAATAAGGCACTACACGGACGGTGCGGGGCTTCTCTATCGAACCTCCTCAACCTTCTTTCGATCGGCGAGTTCATCAAGTCGGTAGAGAATCTGCTCGATCGTCCCGACATGGGTCTTCGCCAAAAGGTCCTCCGTGCCTTGGAAGTGCGCGTAGAGACGGAGAGCAACACGGACGCAGCTTCCAGGCAGGCCTTGTTAGCCTTCTTGCCCCAGCTCACTGCGGCGATTCGGGAGTCGTCAGACATTCGATACAAGCACACTGCGGTCACTTGTGTCGACAAGATCGCAGAAAAGTACGGCAAGAAAGATGTCGAGGCAGTTGTCGCTGCGGCTGCCACCATTGCCGGAGAGCATTGCCTTGGACAGGACGAAAGACGGCTTCGGGTCATGGCTTTGCTGTGTCTCACTTCCCTCGTCGATGTTCTGCAGGATGCCATCGTCCCTGTCTTGCCTGTCGCTATCCCGCAAGCCGTTCAATACCTGGACAAGAGCCTGCAGAGCGAGAgcatggacgaggagcttcACTCTGCATGCTATGGCTTCATCAGCTCTTTGGCGGAGCATCTACCGTACATGTTGTCAACGTACACGGATCGGGTGCTGGCGATCTCGAACaagtcggccgaggccgggctgggcgaggagaccAACGAGAGCCGAACCAGCTGCCTCGGGTTCCTGGCCCGGCGGCTCGACGCAAAGGACATTTTCACGAGCTTGGACAAGAATTGGGAGCAAGCCATGTCAGCAGGGTTTTCG GCAATTCTCGAATTTCTCTATATGCTGGGGGTAGCGATCGACAAGCACCCTAAATCCGCCATCACCAAGCATGCAACTCTGCTCACAAGCACGCTTCTCCGGGCATTCGATGTGCGCCGTCGCACTCATGTCacgggggggagggacgtGGCTGCGTTGCAGCAATTAGCGAAGATCGAGTCCGGGGTTAACGAAAAGGCTTTGAAGATGATTTACAAACTCAACGATGCCGCCTTCCGGCCCATCTTCGTACAGATGATCGAGTGGACGGCGACTGGGCTGCCTAAATCTGACAAGACTGGGCGAGCGCTCCGCCAGTACAGCGTCTACGGCTTCTTGCAGAGTTTCTTCTCACAACTCAAGTCGATCGTGACAAACTATGCGACGTACGTGGTAGATGACGCCGTCAAGATCCTGGGGGCTGCCAATGTCAGAGTTGTTGAAGAGCGAGAGTTGTGGAACCGCGTTCTTCAGACTTTGGAGACATGCTTCGAGCATGACCAGGACGACTTTTGGCAGGCGCCATCACACTTTGGCGCTATTGCACCGGTGCTGATGCAGCAGTTCCTCCACGCGACGTCTCTAGACGTCAATGAGAGGCTCGTGCCGGCGGTCGTTAGCCTTGCCGGGGCGGCGGATTCCCAGGCCCATCAAAAGGAGCTCAACTCGTCACTGATGAAGCACCTCAAGTCGGAGCAGACGGCGGTGCGACTGGCGGCGGTCAAGTGCGAGCAGGCACTAACGGATCGCCTGGGTGAGGAGTGGCTGTCAATGCTGCACGAGATGCTGCCTCGCATCAGCGAACTAcaggaggacgatgacgaggttGTGGAGCGAGAGACACATAGGTGGATCGTCAAGATCGAGGAAGTGCTGGGCGAAAGTCTCGACTCGATGCTGCAGTAA
- a CDS encoding uncharacterized protein (TransMembrane:8 (o276-299i319-342o348-366i373-394o400-423i535-553o573-592i604-625o)~EggNog:ENOG503NV70~COG:O~MEROPS:MER0001911), with the protein MTYDAGSYLSGNGNGSGSTWTAQYFEGSNIYVYIRGKQDPEGNFWNRQNLDKPSINPGMVLVNCHLDSVATSYGATDDGMACVSMLQLLSHFTTDGHQLENGIVLLFNNAEEDGLLGSRAFSSSPLHPFCRAFVNLEGVGAGGRAMLFQATDYGAAKAYSGNPHPLGSVIANDGYDSGAVMSGTDYEIFANVYGWSGLDIAFYKPRSRYHTVEDDARHTSTDSIWHMLSAALAATQNLSQRSIGGSDDRGSRRHTDKGVWFDWLGCVWVSFRLVDLFTWSTTLVIVTPLAIALTIYALVRKRAWHLRDMAWADIFRFPLALAFATTLTSASLVAVANLNPFIIYSSSYAVWAMALSSCYLGMWVVMRGCSGNSALVVQSWLFVVIWAFQVSAVVAEGELLIASLYPAAVFHLVAFLSLMVSLLEQLGLPRPKTITLRSCDTNGGEQPVVCNENEREDDDGELGADDDAPGQDCASATRPLLGDHGGPAWLKEEGLIAISYQKVASSAAAFITMFKAWLQQSCEGDDPESRNAPGWLWLLQFLILAPVHLTVVGGQDLSAVSAIAMTGVDGSSLATPFIVIGALSIVIFLPLAPFFHRITHHVPLLLLLLFVGTSIYNLSAFPFSASNRYKFIFKQVVDLDRGSNTVILSGSEEYLYQIVDSIPEANRQLGSTICQPTVERRLTDCIYDASHG; encoded by the exons ATGACATATGACGCCGGATCCTACTTGAGCGGCAATGGCAACGGTTCCGGCTCGACATGGACCGCACAGTACTTTGAAGGTAGCAACATCTATGTCTATATACGCGGAAAGCAGGATCCGGAGGGCAACTTCTGGAATCGTCAGAACCTCGACAAGCCTTCCATTAACCCTGGCATGGTTCTCGTCAATTGCCACTTAGATTC AGTGGCAACGAGCTACGGAGCGACAGATGACGGTATGGCATGCGTCTCTATGCTGCAATTGCTTAGCCACTTTACAACCGACGGCCACCAACTAGAGAATGGGATTGTGCTCTTGTTTAACAatgccgaggaggatggacTACTAGGATCGCGCGccttcagcagcagccccctACATCCATTTTGCCGTGCATTCGTGAATCTTGAAGGAGttggggccggcggccgtgcgaTGCTCTTTCAAGCAACAGACTATGGAGCAGCCAAGGCTTACTCGGGAAACCCTCACCCACTGGGCTCTGTCATTGCTAATGATGGTTACGACAGTGGAGCTGTCATGAGTGGCACTGATTACGAAATATTCGCAAATGTCTATGGTTGGAGTGGATTAGACATTGCGTTCTACAAGCCTCGATCGCGCTACCACACagtcgaagacgacgcgcGACATACCTCGACGGACAGCATTTGGCACATGCTCTCAGCTGCCTTGGCAGCAACTCAGAACCTGTCCCAAAGATCGATTGGGGGCTCTGATGATCGAGGGAGCAGACGGCACACTGACAAGGGAGTCTGGTTCGACTGGCTCGGCTGCGTCTGGGTCAGTTTCCGACTCGTCGATCTCTTTACGTGGTCGACCACTTTGGTGATTGTGACACCTCTGGCTATTGCACTCACCATATACGCACTTGTTAGAAAACGAGCGTGGCATCTTCGAGACATGGCCTGGGCTGACATCTTTCGCTTTCCACTGGCACTTGCATTTGCCACAACCTTGACCAGTGCTTCATTGGTTGCAGTGGCTAACCTCAACCCATTCATAATTTACAGTAGCAGCTACGCCGT ATGGGCCATGGCGCTGTCATCATGCTATCTCGGCATGTGGGTTGTCATGCGCGGATGCTCCGGCAATTCTGCGCTCGTTGTGCAGTCATGGCTATTCGTCGTGATATGGGCATTCCAGGTGTCTGCCGTGGTGGCCGAAGGCGAGCTGCTAATTGCGTCACTCTATCCGGCCGCTGTTTTTCACTTGGTAGCTTTCCTGTCATTGATGGTTTCCCTGCTAGAGCAGCTTGGATTACCACGACCGAAAACGATCACCCTAAGATCATGCGACACAAATGGTGGTGAACAGCCCGTCGTTTGCAATGAGAACGAGCgagaggatgacgatggcgaatTGGgagccgacgatgatgccccTGGTCAGGATTGTGCGTCTGCCACGAGGCCGCTGCTTGGAGATCACGGAGGCCCTGCCTGGCTGAAAGAGGAGGGCCTCATTGCCATCAGCTATCAAAAAGTCGCTTCGAGCGCGGCCGCCTTTATCACAATGTTCAAAGCCTGGCTGCAGCAGTCCTGTGAGGGAGACGACCCGGAGTCGAGAAACGCCCCGGGGTGGCTATGGCTTCTGCAGTTCCTCATCCTGGCTCCGGTTCATCTTACTGTCGTCGGAGGCCAAGACCTATCAGCTGTGTCAGCAATAGCCATGACTGGAGTCGATGGCAGTAGCCTCGCGACCCCATTTATAGTCATTGGCGCCCTCAGTATTGTCATATTCCTTCCACTCGCACCGTTCTTCCATCGCATAACGCACCATGTGCCTCttctgctcctgctcctcttcgtcggcaCTTCGATTTATAACTTGAGCGCGTTTCCATTTTCCGCAAGCAACCGCTACAAGTTTATTTTCAAGCAGGTGGTCGACCTGGACAGGGGCAGCAATACGGTTATTCTCTCGGGCAGTGAAGAGTATCTCTACCAGATAGTTGACTCAATTCCGGAAGCAAACAGACAACTCGGATCGACCATATGCCAGCCGACAGTAGAGCGACGCCTCACAGACTGCATCTATGACGCATCTCA TGGATGA
- the THI6 gene encoding thiamine biosynthetic bifunctional enzyme (BUSCO:EOG09263GIG~EggNog:ENOG503NTW4~COG:G) → MAVDYGVYLVTDSTPAILGSRSLAGAVEASLRGGAGVVQYRDKTASHDDAVRTARELLAVTRRFGVPLLVNDRVEVAVEVGCEGVHIGQDDMEFQKARQMLGPDKIIGVTASSTEEALRACEAGATYLGLGTVYATQTKKDTKAIIGPHGVRDILAALAAAGHASVPTVCIGGINASNAGDVLLLAAAATTTTTTSGSTPAKSLDGVAVVSALVAAPDPADAARHLLGQVLRARVPDVVRSVAATTPLSHNMTNLVVQNIAANVALAVGASPIMANYAEEAADLARLGGALVVNMGTVTPDGLKNYLQALKAYNDAGRPVILDPVGAGATAVRRSAVETLLSSGRYAVIKGNASEMLVVRGGSGPLAQRGVDSTSQLTLAQRASLARDVARRHRCVALVTGATDLLSDGRRVVRVDNGHELLGMITGSGCTLGTAVSAMVCSPVGAAEPLAAAVAATVMFGIAAEMAAERPEVRGPGTFVPAFLDELYSIRKATAAGDLRWLVLAKVQAIDVPEDDASP, encoded by the exons ATGGCAGTCGACTATGGCGTGTACCTCGTCAccgactcgacgcccgccatcctcggctcgcgcagcctcgccggcgcggtcgAGGCCTCGctccggggcggcgccggcgtcgtgcAGTACCGGGACAAGACGGCCtcgcacgacgacgcggtgcgcaccgcgcgcgagctgctcgccgtgaCGCGCCGCTTCGGCGTGCCGCTTCTCGTCAACGACCGCGTCGAggtggccgtcgaggttGGCTGCGAGGGCGTGCACATTGGCCAGGACGACATGG AGTTTCAAAAGGCGCGCCAGATGCTTGGCCCGGACAAAATCATTGGCGTgacggccagctcgacggAAGAGGCCCTCCGCGCGTGTGAGGCCGGCGCGACAtatctcggcctcggcaccGTCTACGCCACGCAGAC CAAAAAGGACACaaaggccatcatcggccCTCACGGCGTTCgcgacatcctcgccgccctcgccgccgccgggcacgcCTCTGTCCCCACCGTCtgcatcggcggcatcaacgCCTCCAATGCCGGCgacgtcctcctcctcgccgccgccgccaccaccaccaccaccaccagcggcagcaccccGGCCAAgtcgctcgacggcgtggccgtcgtcagcgCTCTCGTTGCGGCCCCGGAccccgccgatgccgcgcgccacctcctcggccaggtcctccgcgcccgcgtccccgacgtcgtccgcagcgtcgccgccacgacccCCCTGTCGCACAACATGAccaacctcgtcgtccagaacatcgccgccaatgttgccctcgccgtcggcgcaaGCCCCATCATGGCGAATTacgccgaggaggctgcTGACCTAGCTCGCCtaggcggcgccctcgtcgtcaacatgGGCACCGTTACCCCTGACGGGCTCAAGAATTACCTCCAGGCGCTCAAGGCGTACAACGACGCCGGACGGCCTGTGATCCTCGATCCGGTCGG AGCCGGCGCtaccgccgtccgccgctcggccgtcgagacgCTCCTCTCCTCGGGCCGTTACGCCGTCATCAAGGGCAACGCCTCCGAGATGCTCGTGGTGCGTGGCGGCTCCGGGcccctcgcccagcgcggcgtcgactcCACGTCGCAGCTCaccctcgcccagcgcgccagcctcgcccgcgATGTCGCCCGGCGACACCGctgcgtcgccctcgtcacgggcgccACCGACCTGCTCAGCGACGGTCGCCGCGTCGTGCGCGTCGACAACGGccacgagctgctcggcatgATCACTGGCTCCGGCTGCACCCTTGGCACCGCCGTCAGCGCCATGGTCTGCTctcccgtcggcgccgcggaacctctcgccgcggccgtggccgccaccgtcatGTTCGGCATCGCGGCTGAGATGGCCGCTGAACGGCCCGAGGTCAGAGGCCCGGGCACCTTCGTGCCtgccttcctcgacgagctgtaTAGCATTCGCAAGGCCACAGCAGCGGGCGATCTGCGTTGGCTAGTGCTGGCAAAGGTGCAGGCCATCGATGTTCCTGAAGATGACGCCTCTCCATGA
- a CDS encoding uncharacterized protein (COG:C~EggNog:ENOG503NW0S), producing MPGLTRLQCRSLMRLSGRATPIARQQVTNKTPPARHASSQAASNGSKERIVILGSGWAGYAVGRTLKPSTATRILISPRSHFVFTPLLASTSVGTLEFRAAIEPVRRLNLDEFHQAWASDIDFQRKVIRVEANTRGDVGAVTGIQLTKGTEFEVPYDKLVLAVGCYSQTFGIEGVKEHACFLRDIGDARIIRLKVLAAFEKASLPTTSDEERHKLLHFAVVGGGPTGIEFAAELHDLVRDDLSKLFPDLKRFVAITIYDIAPKVLPMFDQSLANYATEMFRRQGITVKTEHHLQRIRREGDHLMLKAKELPEEVGAGVVVWSTGLTQNPLTSLLLGREIDGLGKIAKDPRTGGIVTDEHMRVQLEPLQAKVSTAPSAAESPTTPLPDVFAVGDCTAVKGRNYPATAQVASQQAAYLAKQLNKGEANSSSSAPFKFRNLGTMAYLGSWRAIHQSGKDELKGRAAWILWRTAYLTKSMSIKNKIMIPVYWLITWLFGRDISRF from the exons ATGCCCGGGCTCACTCGGCTGCAGTGTCGCTCTCTGATGCGACTCTCCGGACGTGCCACTCCCATCGCGCGCCAACAAGTCACTAACAAaacgccgccggcaaggcaCGCCTCCTCGCAAGCGGCGTCTAATG GATCCAAGGAACGCATCGTCATTCTCGGCTCCGGGTGGGCAGGGtacgccgtcggccgcacTCTAAAACCCTCGACGGCAACCCGTATCCTCATCTCACCTCGATCCCACTTCGTCTTCACGCCTCTGCTAGCTTCGACGTCTGTCGGCACGCTCGAGTTTCGAGCTGCCATCGAgcccgtccgccgcctcaACCTCGATGAGTTCCATCAGGCGTGGGCATCCGACATTGACTTTCAGCGCAAAGTCATTCGCGTTGAGGCGAATACGCGTGGCGATGTCGGCGCGGTGACGGGCATCCAGCTGACCAAGGGCACCGAGTTCGAAGTGCCTTACGACAAACTCGTCCTCGCAGTCGGCTGCTACAGCCAGACGTTTggcatcgagggcgtcaaAGAGCATGCCTGCTTCCTGCGCGAcatcggcgacgcgcgcatCATTCGTCTCAAGGTCCTGGCCGCCTTCGAAAAGGCAAGCTTGCCTACCACGAGCGACGAAGAGCGGCACAAGCTACTGCActttgccgtcgtcggtggaGGGCCCACTGGCATTGAGTTTGCTGCCGAGCTGCACGACTTGGTGAGAGATGACTTGTCAAAGCTCTTTCCCGATCTGAAGcgcttcgtcgccatcaccatctACGACATTGCACCAAAGGTCCTACCCATGTTCGATCAGAGCTTGGCCAACTACGCCACCGAGATGTTTCGACGTCAGGGCATCACCGTCAAGACTGAGCATCACCTGCAACGGATACGGCGAGAGGGTGACCATCTCATGTTGAAGGCGAAGGAGCTGCCGGAAGAGGTCGGGGCCGGTGTTGTCGTCTGGAGCACGGGCCTGACCCAGAATCCGCTGACGAGTCTATTGTTGGGCCGCGAGATCGACGGCCTGGGCAAGATCGCCAAAGACCCACGGAcaggcggcatcgtcacggATGAGCACATGCGCGTGCAGCTCGAGCCTCTGCAGGCAAAGGTATCCACAGCGCCTTCGGCCGCGGAATCACCCACCACACCGCTGCCAGACGTCTTTGCGGTGGGCGATTGCACCGCCGTCAAGGGGCGCAACTACCCGGCCACGGCCCAagtggccagccagcaggcgGCGTACTTAGCCAAGCAGCTCAACAAGGGCGAGGCCaactcatcgtcgtcagcccCTTTCAAGTTCCGCAACTTAGGCACCATGGCATACCtgggcagctggcgggccaTCCACCAGAgcggcaaggacgagctCAAGGGCCGCGCGGCCTGGATTCTGTGGCGGACGGCGTACCTTACCAAGAGCATGAGCATCAAGAACAAGATCATGATTCCGGTATACTGGCTGATTACCTGGCTTTTCGGACGGGATATCTCAAGGTTTTAA